The genomic DNA GAAGAAGAGCAACAAAAACTATACAAACGAACGTTAATAATCGTCAGCATTTCACAAATGTTTGGCGGTGCAGGACTAGCTGCTGGTATTACAGTGGGAGCACTTCTTGCGCAGCAAATGCTTGGAACAGATGCATTTGCAGGATTACCAACTGCTATGTTTACATTGGGATCGGCATTAGCAGCTTTCATAGTAGGGAAGCTTTCGCAACGATATGGACGCCGGATAGGTCTTGCAACAGGGTTTATAGTAGGTGGATTTGGAGCAATTGGTGTTGTAATGGCAGCTTTAACAAATAGTATTATTCTTTTACTTATTTCTTTACTCATATATGGTGCCGGTACAGCCACGAATCTACAAGCTCGTTATGCAGGTACAGATTTAGCAGATAAGAAGCAGAGAGCAACGGCTGTTAGTATTACGATGGTAATGACGACTTTCGGTGCAGTTGCAGGACCAAATTTAGTAGGGGTAATGGGAAGTTTTGCTCATTCAATTGGAGTTCCTAAACTTGCAGGTCCGTTCATACTATCGGCAGCAGCATTTATACTGGCGGGTCTAGTTCTTTTTGTTATGCTTCGTCCAGATCCGTTAATTATTGCTAACATAATAGAAAGATATAAACAGGAACATACATATAAAGGGCAACCAATAACAGAAGAAGCGAAAGAAAATAAACGAGGTATTACAGTTGGAGCAATCGTAATGATACTTACGCAAATAGTGATGGTTGCGATTATGACGATGACGCCAGTTCATATGGGACACCACGGTCACGGTTTAAGTGCAGTAGGACTTGTGATAGGTTTTCATGTAGGTGCAATGTATCTTCCATCTCTCATTACAGGAATGTTAATTGATAAAATTGGCCGAACTACAATGAGTATAGCTGGTGGAGTGATTTTACTTGCAGCGGGTGTCATAGCTGCGATAGCGCCAAGTGATTCTTTATTATTATTAATCGTTGCTCTTTCTTTACTTGGGCTAGGATGGAACCTCGGATTGATAAGTGGTACAGCACAAATCGTTGATTCCACAACACCGTCTACACGTGCTAAAACACAAGGGAAAATAGATGTTTGTATTGCGCTAGCTGGAGCTTCTGGTGGAGCGATGTCAGGTATGGTAGTAGCGAATTCAAGTTATGCGGCATTGTCATTGGCTGGAGGCGTGTTAGCGTTATTACTTATTCCTGTTGTGATATGGTCTCGAAAAGGGGCAAGAAATTAAATGAAAAAGAGGTTCTAGTTACTGACTAGAGCCTCTTTTTATACACTTAAATTAAATTCCACTCTACAATAAGCCCTAAATGTGTAAGACCACCACCGAATCCGTATAGTAAAAGTGTGTCTCCATTATTTAACTTCCCTTCTTTTATAGCTAAATCTAGAGCGAGTGGAATGGTGACTGAAGAGGTATTCCCCATATATTCCACGCTCGTTAATGTTTTTTGTATTGGAATTTGAGATTTTTCGCAAATAGATTCGATCATTCGTAAGTTAGCGCTGTGGGGTATGAACCAGTCTATATCATCTACTGGCATATTTGCGGTATGTATTAAATCTTTTATGCCTTTTGGCACTGTACGTGTTGCCCATTTATATACTTCTCTTCCATTTTGAACGATTTTTTCATTTGTTTGCAGTGGTGTGCCATTCATAGTAGTAGATAAGTTTGTTCTATATAGATGAATGCCGCCATCACCGTTTGTTCCCATGTGAGCAGCGATAAAGCTTGGGGTGTCTTCATCTCTTTCTAATAAAATAGCTCCAGCACCATCACCGAATAAAATACAGGTCGTTCTATCGGTATAATCAGTAACTTTAGATAATGTCTCTGTCGCTACGACAAGTACTTTTTCATGTGATCCAGAAGTGATTAAGCTATTACCGACGTGTAGTCCATATGTAAAACCAGCACAAGTTGCATTTAAATCAAAAGCTAGTGTATGAGGTATGTTGAAGTATTGTTGTATTTGGCAAGCAACGCTAGGGAAAACGTAATCAGCAGTAGTAGTAGCGACAATGATACAGTCGACATCTTCTAAGTTTTTCTTATATGTTGTACATAAATTTTTAATTGCTTTAATGGCTAAGTTTGAGGAATATTCTTCTTCGCTAGCGATTCTTCTTTCCTTCATTCCTGTTCTTTGTACAATCCATTCATCATTCGTATGGACCATCTTTTCTAAATCGTTATTAGACAATATTTGATTTGGAACATAAGTACCAATTGCAGTAATACGAGATTTAGAATGCATAGGAACATCTCCTAATTTTTATTTTTATAACCTGATACTAATATTAGGTTATAAAAATGTCAATATAGATTTTTGATGTATTGAACGACTTAACTTACTATGAAGGAATTTAGCGAGTGTTGTAAAAATAATATACGAGAAGTTTCTAAAATTGATAATTGCTTTTGTTATTTTTATTGTGAGAAAAATTCGCAAAAAATGACGATTAAAGTAAAAATATAACGATTTTCTTTAGTGTGATATAGGTTGTTAAACCTTGTGAAAGCGAATTACTTATGCTACACTTTATGTAACTTAAAATGAACGGAGGGGCTTCCTTTGATCTTAATCAGATTACGTCTCAATACTTTGTGCCAATAATTGAATAGCGCTCAAAGGCTCTGTCTGTGTACAGAGTGAACGGGATTGGTCTGCCTATTTTAAAGGAACCCTTTATTAAGCTTATATGTGAAAAAGAGGGAGGGACGAATACGCCCTCTTTTTGTTTTGCCTTTATAAATAGAATGGGATTGTATAGGTGAACACTTATTGTGGATACGTATACGATTTTGGGACTTTTTTTACTATGAGATAGGATGAAAGCACAGCTTTCTTCTATTTCTTTGATGAACCCTTATCCGTTTACGAAAACACAGGCAGCGACCTGTGTTTTTTATTTTACGTAATCGAAATGGAGGAATAAATATATGGAAGAAGTATTACAAAGAGCAGTTTTAGTTGGAGTAAATGTAGGTAATGAAGATGATTTTGCATATTCGATGGAAGAGTTAACAAATCTTGCGGAAGCTTGTGATGTAGAGGTAATTGGGCAAGTAACGCAAAATTTACAACGAGTAAATCCATCGCATTATATCGGAAAAGGAAAGATTGAAGAAGTAGCAGCGTATGTACAAGAAATAGATGCGAATATGGTCATCTTTAATGATGAATTATCTCCTTCACAAATTCGAAATTTAGAAGAGGATTTAGATTGTAAGGTAATTGATCGTACCATTTTAATTTTAGATATTTTTGCGCAACGTGCGAAAACGAAAGAAGCACAGCTACAAGTAGAAGTAGCCCATCTTCAGTATATGATGCCTCGTTTAATCGGTCTTCGTGAATCGTTAGGAAGACAGAGCGGCGGCGTTGGTACGAAAAATAAAGGTGTCGGTGAGAAGAAGTTAGAGTTAGACCGTCGTAAAATTGAAGAACAAATTTCAGTTTTAAATAAAGATTTAGAAGCGCTCGTTGCCCAGCGTCAAACGCAGCGAAAGCAACGTAAGAAAAATGAAATACCTGTTGTAGCATTAGTAGGTTATACGAATGCAGGAAAGTCAACGACGATGAATGCAATGCTTGAAATTTATAATGGTACAGAAGAAAAACAAGTACTTGAAAAAGATATGTTATTCGCGACGTTAGAAACATCTGTACGAAATATTGATTTGCCAGATAATAAATCATTCTTATTAACAGATACAGTTGGATTTGTAAGTAAATTACCACATCATCTTGTGAAGGCGTTCCGTTCAACGTTAGAAGAAGTAGCGGAAGCAGACCTACTTATTCACGTCGTAGATTACGCAAATTCAAATTATGAACAATTAATTGATATTACAAATGAAACGTTAAAGAAAATTGGAGTAGAAAATATTCCAACGATCTATGCTTATAATAAATCAGATATGGTAGATGTTGAAATTCCGAAAGTGCAAGAAAATCGCGTTTATTTATCAGCGAAGAAACATGTTGGAATTGAAGAACTTGTAGAAATGATTCGCTCACACATCTATAAAGAGTATACGAAGTGTGAAATGTTAATTCCATATGATCAAGGACAGGTAGTTTCGTATTTCAATAATCATGCACACGTTTTATCTACGAGTTACGAAAACGAAGGTACCAAATTAGAAATAGAATGTAAGACGAGTGATTACGAGAAGTATAAGCATTTTGCAATTTAATGTAAGAGGCAACCCAGTATGTGATTGGGTTGTCTTTTTTTGTACTGTTTTACCGCTGAAAGTTACAAGGATGCAAGCCAATGACGGGAGTTAAGTTATATTTCTGGAAAAAGAAATGAAAGCAGTATAGAATAGAAATGTTTCAAAAGTCAGAATTTATTACACCTACTGTAATAAATATATAATTTGTACAGAAAGGGGAGATTCACATATGCAGGCAGTTTCACACAAAAAAACTGTAGAAACACCGACAATATATCGAATTTTATTTGCGATTAGCTTTGGGCATTTTTTAAATGATTCGATGCAAGCAGTTGTGCCGGCGTTGTTTCCTATTTTGGAAAAAACGATGAATTTATCCTATATGCAAGTAGGGTGGATTGCGTTTGCTTTAAATATGACGTCATCGATTATGCAACCGGTGTTTGGTATGTATTCAGATAAGAAGCCATCACCATTTTTATTACCACTCGGTATGTTTTCAAGCATGCTTGGAATGATTGGACTCGCGTTTGCACCAAACTTTATTATTGTTATTATTTCTGTTTTATTTATTGGTTTAGGTTCCGCAGTTTTTCATCCAGAAGGCGCTCGTGTTGCGTATATGGCGGCAGGTGCAAAACGAGGGTTAGCGCAAGCGATTTATCAAGTTGGGGGAAACACGGGGAATTCCTTAGCTCCTATTTTTACAGCGCTAATTTTCGTTCCACTCGGTCAAATTGGTTCATTAGGTTTTACAGCATTTGCAGCAGTAGGAATTGTATTATTAATTTTCGTATCGAATTGGTACAAAAATGAATTAGCAACCGGCGCTGTAAGAAGGAAGAAGAGGGCTGCGCTTGAGGCGGAAAATGCAATTGTAAGTACACACATTAAATTCGTTATTATACTTCTTGTTTTTCTTACTTTTGTACGTTCTTGGTACGGTGCTGGTATCGGGAATTTCTATCAATTTTACTTAATAGAGCATTATGGTTTATCTATAAAAAATGCCCAGTATTTCGTATTCGCATTTATGATTGCTGGTGTGTTAGGAACTTTCTTCGGAGGACCGTTAGCAGATCGATTTGGTAAGAAAAATATCATCGTATTTTCAATGTTAGGTTCAGCGCCACTTGCACTGTTATTACCACATGTCTCACTTGTGTGGGTCGTACCGTTATTTTTATGTATCGGTTTTATTAGTTCAAGTAGTTTTAGTGTAATTGTTGTATATGCACAAGAGCTTGTACCTGGAAAAGTGGGAATGGTGTCAGGATTAATCGTAGGTCTTGCGTTTGGACTTGGAGCATTAGGTGCAGTAGTTCTTGGGAAATTAGCAGATATATATAGCCTGCAATTTATTATGCTATTATGTAGTTGTCTACCATTAATTGGACTCACTTCATGGTTACTGCCAAGTGATAAGAAAACGATAGAATAGGGGATGCGCTATGAAATTATGTGAAAACGTAACAGAATTAATAGGCGATACACCTGTCGTCCGATTATCTAAATTTATTCCGGAAGACGCAGCAGATGTGTATGTGAAACTAGAAATGTTTAATCCATCGCGCAGTGTGAAAGACCGTGCTGCTTATAATTTACTTCACGTTGCAGAAGAAAATGGTCTCATCAAACCAGGAGATACAATCATTGAACCGACAAGCGGGAATACAGGGATTGGTTTAGCGATGAATGCAGCAGCTAAAGGGTATAAAGCGATTTTAATTATGCCAGACAATATGTCAAAAGAGCGTATTAATTTATTAAAAGCATACGGGGCAGAAGTAGTTTTAACACCAGCAGAACAAAGAATGCCAGGAGCAATTGCGAAGGCGTTAGAATTGCAAAAGCAAATACCGAATAGTTTTATTCCGCAACAATTTGAAAACCCAGCTAATCCGAATATTCACCGCTATACGACTGCGCTTGAAATTTATGAACAAATGGATGGAGAGCTTGACGCCTTTGTTGCAACGGCAGGAACAGGCGGAACGATTACAGGGACTGGTGAAACGTTAAAAGAGAAATTACCAAACTTATATATTGCAGTAGTGGAACCGAAAGGATCTCCCGTTTTATCAGGTGGTGTACCAGGTCCTCATAAACTAGTAGGAACAAGCCCAGGGTTCATCCCGAAAAACTTAAATATAGAAGTGTATAACGAAATTATTCAAATTGCAGACGAAGAGGCTTTAACGACAATGAGAAACTTAGCTAGACAAGAGGGATTATTAGTTGGGCCGTCTTCTGGAGCATCTGTTTACGCTGCAATCATGATAGCGAAACGTCTAGGCGCTGGTAAAAAAGTTTTATGTATTGCGCCTGATACAGGGGAACGTTATTTGAGTATGGGGTTATTTGAATAAAAAGGATAGAAACACCTTAATAGTGAATAGCTGCTATTAAGGTGTTTGTTTTATGGAATGAAGAAGGGGGAGAAGAACAATGAAACTATTAAAACCAATCCATGAATATAGTGAGCATATTACGGCGTATAGACAGGCATTTTTACAATCAGGGGAACAACCACATGGAAGTAGTTCTTTACAAAACTTTGATTCTCTTGATGAATGGTTTGAAAAAGTGAGTAAACAAGAACTAGGAGAAAATATACTAGCTAATCGAGTGCCATCTAGCCAGTTTTTAAGTTTTGAAAAAAGGGAACTTATAGGTTTTGTGAATATTAGACATAGATTAAATCCAGAATTATTACGGGAAAGCGGTCATATTGGATATAGTGTCCATCCAAATAAGCGTCGCCACGGTTACGCTACGAAACAACTACAACTTGCATTAGCTGAAGCACAAAAATTAGGATTACAGAAAGTGTTAATAACTTGCGATAAATCCAATATCGGTTCTGCTAAAACGATTCAAAAGGTTGGCGGTGTGTTAGAAAATGAAGTAGTTTCTTCTCGTACTGGTGAAGTTATTCAGCGCTATTGGATAGAAATATGATGTAGTAGGAATTTGAAAAGGTAATGCAAGCTGTAAAATCGAAATAGATAAATGAAAAGTAAGGGGATTACTGCAATTTTAGGAGGAAATGAATTGGGATTAAAAGAGAAAGCAATAGAGATGGCAGAGATTTATAGGAAAAATCCGAAAGTGGAAGCTATTATTTTAGCGGGTTCAGTAGCTAGAAAACTTGAAGATGAACATTCAGATATAGAATTACATATTTTATGGTCAACACCGCCGGAAGATGAGGATCGTAGGGCCCCTATTTATCATATTGATGGGAAAATATTATCGTATCATCCGTATGAGGAAGAAGAATGGTCGGAAACGTATTTAACGAAAGAGGGAATTAAATTAGAGATTAGTAACTTTTTAACAGAGACAGTAGAGAAAGTGATTTCGGATGTGGTGGATCAATATGATATAAGTTATGAAAAACAATGTATTGTATCATCTGTTCATGATGGTGTTAGTTTGTATGGAGAAGGGAAAGTGAATGAATTAAAAGATAGAGTAGCGGCATATCCAGATGAACTAGCAAAACGGATGATTTCAGAAAATCTATGGTTAAGTAATCGTTGGCACAATCGAAAGGCGCTTTTAAAACGGAAAGATTGGCTTATGCTTTATGACGTTATTTGTGAAGTACAAAGGAATGTATTTGGTGTTTTATTTGGTTTGAATAAAATGTACGTACATCATCCAGCGTTTAAATGGATGCCTAATAATGTGGAACGAATGACTATTAAACCTGAAAAATTATATAAACGTATGGCAGATACATTAATAGGGAGTCCAGAAAATAGTGTGCAGGAGTTAGAGTTGCTAATAGAAGAAGTATTGCAACAAGTTCATACATACGCGCCAGGAGTAAATGTGGATGAGCAAGAAAAATCTATTTTTTATTTTGTGAAATAGAAAATAGTAATAAGGGGGAAGTTATGGGTTTTTTTAATAGGTTTTTTAAAAAAGTTGAAAAAGTAAATGAGCAAGAAGCCACTCTTCATGAATTAAGTGAAGAATTGTATGTTGAATCACCGGTAGAGGAAGCGACTAGTTACTGGGTATCAATGGCACAAAATATAATTATTAATGCTGTAAAGGCGGCTGACAATGATGTGGAACGTGCCTTCGTATTATTGAATTTGAAGAAAGGTGAGGCTTCATTTGATATTTTTTATCAAATAAATGGGCAATTGTATTTCTGGGATCAGCTAGAAAATGAGACGATAAGAAATAGAATTCAGAACGAGTTGTTACCGCAAGCTCCAGAAGTTTCAAATGCAGTAAATGAGCAATTTCATGAAGCTGATCACCCTATAATTTCGTTTGCGCAATTGCAGTTTGAATGGGAAACGAAAGCTTGGTTTTCACATATAATTTGGGAAGATAACCTTGCTGCTCAATTGCCCAAAACTCAAATTCTAAATGAATGGTTTCGTGTAATTAAAGAAGAAACGAAAAATAGACCACTGGATAGTGATGCGAAATTTTCTTGGTATCCATCAAACTCTTAAAAAATGAATACAGAGAGACAGGTTATGTTTCTAGATGATTTGTATTATTGAATAAGTATCAATAATACGTAATTCTTTTTCTATTGCCTGTTAGAATTCGTTATGTACTAATCCACTTGTTTTCTAAACTAAAACTTATATTTCGAATTTTTAAATAGATTGTAATACATAAAAATTCAAAATATAAGTTGACACTATTTTTAATGTGTGATAAAAATGATAGTAATCAATTCGGAAAATAATATTTGGGCAATGAAAGGGTATAGTAGTGAATATCTCCCTATTTCAGAGAGCTGATGGTTGGTGTGAATCAGTATATAGATTATTCATGAAGTTCGTCCTGGAGCATCTTTCATAAATCTCGCATTATGAGGAAATGAAAGACGGTAGTTTATACCGTTATCAAATAAAGTGGTGAAGATTTTTTCACAACTAGGGTGGTACCGCGATATTTATCGTCCCTACGTATTTACGTAGGGACGTTTTTTATTTAGGTCCTAACTTTGGTGTGGCTTCATAACTAGGGTGGTACCGCGATATTTTATCGTCCCTACGTTTTTGCGTAGGGGCGTTTTTATTTAGGTGGTTTCTTAGTGTTCTTCACAACTAGGGTGGTACCGCGATATTTTTGTCGTCCCTACGTATTTACGTAGGGACGTTTTTTTATTAGGGAGGAAGTGAACGTATTAGAAAAGAGTATTGATAGAACAATATAAATACCGAATTGTAACAAAGAAAAAGAGATAGAGAGGAGATTAACAAATGAATTC from Bacillus cereus G9842 includes the following:
- a CDS encoding MFS transporter; this translates as MLDKAGALIDNHVYTEEEQQKLYKRTLIIVSISQMFGGAGLAAGITVGALLAQQMLGTDAFAGLPTAMFTLGSALAAFIVGKLSQRYGRRIGLATGFIVGGFGAIGVVMAALTNSIILLLISLLIYGAGTATNLQARYAGTDLADKKQRATAVSITMVMTTFGAVAGPNLVGVMGSFAHSIGVPKLAGPFILSAAAFILAGLVLFVMLRPDPLIIANIIERYKQEHTYKGQPITEEAKENKRGITVGAIVMILTQIVMVAIMTMTPVHMGHHGHGLSAVGLVIGFHVGAMYLPSLITGMLIDKIGRTTMSIAGGVILLAAGVIAAIAPSDSLLLLIVALSLLGLGWNLGLISGTAQIVDSTTPSTRAKTQGKIDVCIALAGASGGAMSGMVVANSSYAALSLAGGVLALLLIPVVIWSRKGARN
- a CDS encoding ketoacyl-ACP synthase III, whose translation is MHSKSRITAIGTYVPNQILSNNDLEKMVHTNDEWIVQRTGMKERRIASEEEYSSNLAIKAIKNLCTTYKKNLEDVDCIIVATTTADYVFPSVACQIQQYFNIPHTLAFDLNATCAGFTYGLHVGNSLITSGSHEKVLVVATETLSKVTDYTDRTTCILFGDGAGAILLERDEDTPSFIAAHMGTNGDGGIHLYRTNLSTTMNGTPLQTNEKIVQNGREVYKWATRTVPKGIKDLIHTANMPVDDIDWFIPHSANLRMIESICEKSQIPIQKTLTSVEYMGNTSSVTIPLALDLAIKEGKLNNGDTLLLYGFGGGLTHLGLIVEWNLI
- the hflX gene encoding GTPase HflX, with amino-acid sequence MEEVLQRAVLVGVNVGNEDDFAYSMEELTNLAEACDVEVIGQVTQNLQRVNPSHYIGKGKIEEVAAYVQEIDANMVIFNDELSPSQIRNLEEDLDCKVIDRTILILDIFAQRAKTKEAQLQVEVAHLQYMMPRLIGLRESLGRQSGGVGTKNKGVGEKKLELDRRKIEEQISVLNKDLEALVAQRQTQRKQRKKNEIPVVALVGYTNAGKSTTMNAMLEIYNGTEEKQVLEKDMLFATLETSVRNIDLPDNKSFLLTDTVGFVSKLPHHLVKAFRSTLEEVAEADLLIHVVDYANSNYEQLIDITNETLKKIGVENIPTIYAYNKSDMVDVEIPKVQENRVYLSAKKHVGIEELVEMIRSHIYKEYTKCEMLIPYDQGQVVSYFNNHAHVLSTSYENEGTKLEIECKTSDYEKYKHFAI
- a CDS encoding MFS transporter, which codes for MQAVSHKKTVETPTIYRILFAISFGHFLNDSMQAVVPALFPILEKTMNLSYMQVGWIAFALNMTSSIMQPVFGMYSDKKPSPFLLPLGMFSSMLGMIGLAFAPNFIIVIISVLFIGLGSAVFHPEGARVAYMAAGAKRGLAQAIYQVGGNTGNSLAPIFTALIFVPLGQIGSLGFTAFAAVGIVLLIFVSNWYKNELATGAVRRKKRAALEAENAIVSTHIKFVIILLVFLTFVRSWYGAGIGNFYQFYLIEHYGLSIKNAQYFVFAFMIAGVLGTFFGGPLADRFGKKNIIVFSMLGSAPLALLLPHVSLVWVVPLFLCIGFISSSSFSVIVVYAQELVPGKVGMVSGLIVGLAFGLGALGAVVLGKLADIYSLQFIMLLCSCLPLIGLTSWLLPSDKKTIE
- the cysK gene encoding cysteine synthase A encodes the protein MKLCENVTELIGDTPVVRLSKFIPEDAADVYVKLEMFNPSRSVKDRAAYNLLHVAEENGLIKPGDTIIEPTSGNTGIGLAMNAAAKGYKAILIMPDNMSKERINLLKAYGAEVVLTPAEQRMPGAIAKALELQKQIPNSFIPQQFENPANPNIHRYTTALEIYEQMDGELDAFVATAGTGGTITGTGETLKEKLPNLYIAVVEPKGSPVLSGGVPGPHKLVGTSPGFIPKNLNIEVYNEIIQIADEEALTTMRNLARQEGLLVGPSSGASVYAAIMIAKRLGAGKKVLCIAPDTGERYLSMGLFE
- a CDS encoding GNAT family N-acetyltransferase, which produces MKLLKPIHEYSEHITAYRQAFLQSGEQPHGSSSLQNFDSLDEWFEKVSKQELGENILANRVPSSQFLSFEKRELIGFVNIRHRLNPELLRESGHIGYSVHPNKRRHGYATKQLQLALAEAQKLGLQKVLITCDKSNIGSAKTIQKVGGVLENEVVSSRTGEVIQRYWIEI
- a CDS encoding DUF4037 domain-containing protein, whose protein sequence is MGLKEKAIEMAEIYRKNPKVEAIILAGSVARKLEDEHSDIELHILWSTPPEDEDRRAPIYHIDGKILSYHPYEEEEWSETYLTKEGIKLEISNFLTETVEKVISDVVDQYDISYEKQCIVSSVHDGVSLYGEGKVNELKDRVAAYPDELAKRMISENLWLSNRWHNRKALLKRKDWLMLYDVICEVQRNVFGVLFGLNKMYVHHPAFKWMPNNVERMTIKPEKLYKRMADTLIGSPENSVQELELLIEEVLQQVHTYAPGVNVDEQEKSIFYFVK